The following are encoded together in the Bombus vancouverensis nearcticus chromosome 18, iyBomVanc1_principal, whole genome shotgun sequence genome:
- the LOC117160311 gene encoding DNA polymerase beta isoform X2 → MGKRKASDSAGSPNQDLCDFLMELANYERNVSNNIYKYNAYRKAASTLSTLSERVKSGQEARKLPGIGEKIAKKIDEFLNTGKLQKLEDINKDESNVAINLLTRVSGIGPTKAKELVDSGIKTLDDLKKHQEKLNHHQKIGLKYFEDFEKGIPRKEIEQIEKIIKDSIVKLNKEYIITICGSYRRGKEESGDIDVLLTHPTYTSKEKESKKKTSLKDVVECLEKRKLIGVCQIPSNNKKPFRRLDIRLTPYDQYYCAVLYFTGNDLFNKSMRAHALEKNYTLNEYTLKRLTPEGTPGEAEKIACEEDIFRILKFPYKEPKDRNS, encoded by the exons ATGGGGAAACGAAAGGCCAGTGATAGTGCAGGAAGTCCGAATCAAGATTTATGTGATTTTCTTATGg AGTTAGCAAATTATGAGCGGAATGTTAGTAACAATATTTACAAGTATAATGCCTATCGTAAAGCTGCAAGTACCTTAAGTACATTATCAGAGAGAGTAAAAAGTGGACAAGAAGCAAGAAAATTACCAGGAATTGGAGAAAAAATTGCTAAAAAAATTGACGAGTTTCTTAATACTGGAAAGTTACAAAAGTTGGAAgat ATTAACAAAGATGAGAGCAATGTTGCAATTAATTTATTGACTCGTGTATCTGGCATTGGACCTACAAAAGCCAAAGAATTAGTGGATAGTGGCATTAAGACTTTAGATGATTTGAAGAAGCatcaagaaaaattaaatcATCACCAAAAAATTGGGCTCAA ATATTTTGAAGATTTTGAAAAAGGAATTCCTAGAAAGGAGATTGAGCagattgaaaaaattataaaagattCTATTGTAAAGTTAAACAAAGAATATATTATAACTATTTGTGGAAGTTACAGACGTGGAAAAGAAGAAAGTGGGGATATTGATGTTTTGTTAACACACCCTACATATACATCCAAAGAGAAAGAATCAAAGAAAAAGACTTCACTTAAAGATGTTGTGGAATGtcttgaaaaaagaaaattaatt GGTGTCTGTCAAATTCccagtaataataaaaaaccATTTAGGAGACTTGATATCAGACTTACACCTTATGATCAATACTATTGCGCTGTACTTTATTTTACCGGAAACGATCTTTTTAATAAGAGTATGAGGGCGCATGCTTTGGAGAAAAACTATACTTTAAATGAATATACGCTAAAACGTCTAACACCTGAAG GAACTCCAGGGGAGGCAGAAAAAATCGCATGTGAAGAAGACATTTTTCGAATTCTCAAATTTCCATATAAAGAACCAAAAGATCGAAATTCAtaa
- the LOC117160311 gene encoding DNA polymerase beta isoform X1: protein MGKRKASDSAGSPNQDLCDFLMELANYERNVSNNIYKYNAYRKAASTLSTLSERVKSGQEARKLPGIGEKIAKKIDEFLNTGKLQKLEDINKDESNVAINLLTRVSGIGPTKAKELVDSGIKTLDDLKKHQEKLNHHQKIGLKYFEDFEKGIPRKEIEQIEKIIKDSIVKLNKEYIITICGSYRRGKEESGDIDVLLTHPTYTSKEKESKKKTSLKDVVECLEKRKLIVNTISLGQTKFMGVCQIPSNNKKPFRRLDIRLTPYDQYYCAVLYFTGNDLFNKSMRAHALEKNYTLNEYTLKRLTPEGTPGEAEKIACEEDIFRILKFPYKEPKDRNS, encoded by the exons ATGGGGAAACGAAAGGCCAGTGATAGTGCAGGAAGTCCGAATCAAGATTTATGTGATTTTCTTATGg AGTTAGCAAATTATGAGCGGAATGTTAGTAACAATATTTACAAGTATAATGCCTATCGTAAAGCTGCAAGTACCTTAAGTACATTATCAGAGAGAGTAAAAAGTGGACAAGAAGCAAGAAAATTACCAGGAATTGGAGAAAAAATTGCTAAAAAAATTGACGAGTTTCTTAATACTGGAAAGTTACAAAAGTTGGAAgat ATTAACAAAGATGAGAGCAATGTTGCAATTAATTTATTGACTCGTGTATCTGGCATTGGACCTACAAAAGCCAAAGAATTAGTGGATAGTGGCATTAAGACTTTAGATGATTTGAAGAAGCatcaagaaaaattaaatcATCACCAAAAAATTGGGCTCAA ATATTTTGAAGATTTTGAAAAAGGAATTCCTAGAAAGGAGATTGAGCagattgaaaaaattataaaagattCTATTGTAAAGTTAAACAAAGAATATATTATAACTATTTGTGGAAGTTACAGACGTGGAAAAGAAGAAAGTGGGGATATTGATGTTTTGTTAACACACCCTACATATACATCCAAAGAGAAAGAATCAAAGAAAAAGACTTCACTTAAAGATGTTGTGGAATGtcttgaaaaaagaaaattaattgtaaatacaatatctctTGGGCAAACAAAATTCATG GGTGTCTGTCAAATTCccagtaataataaaaaaccATTTAGGAGACTTGATATCAGACTTACACCTTATGATCAATACTATTGCGCTGTACTTTATTTTACCGGAAACGATCTTTTTAATAAGAGTATGAGGGCGCATGCTTTGGAGAAAAACTATACTTTAAATGAATATACGCTAAAACGTCTAACACCTGAAG GAACTCCAGGGGAGGCAGAAAAAATCGCATGTGAAGAAGACATTTTTCGAATTCTCAAATTTCCATATAAAGAACCAAAAGATCGAAATTCAtaa
- the Mppe gene encoding metallophosphoesterase, with translation MLRRNRLKNKAIAIGLLVLAVVIYNEFSVYDIQKLKWSVRECSECVKVLLVADSQILGQKNENYFGSWIAQWDSDKYLKKTFSRALDHSNPHVVIFLGDLMDEGHIANAESFKDYKRRLDSIFEMPDHIMKIYLPGDNDIGGEEDVVSSNIYNRFNFAYSQPDTLVYKTVTFFKVNRLTHTMPEAPKDAFLNDYAERNTTNVVLSHMPLLFMPGTFVQNVLKELSPQIIFTAHEHKAMHISLDPVTDQLSDIWVLSPYETLVHSLRMDVGDIHELQIPTCSYRMGTPHTGYGLVYIDTQEKMINFTILWLPGRFPQLWIYVFVGIFILAFSVCTCISSYCVKSRAAYSRMSSI, from the exons ATGTTACGACGAAACAG ATTGAAGAATAAAGCGATTGCAATTGGTCTTCTGGTGCTGGCTGTTGTAATTTACAATGAATTTTCAGTGTATGATATACAAAAGTTAAAATGGTCAGTACGAGAGTGTTCAGAATGTGTCAAGGTGCTGCTCGTTGCTGATTCTCAGATATTAGgtcaaaagaatgaaaattattttggCTCATGGATAGCACAATGGGATAGTGACAA GTACTTGAAGAAAACATTTTCTAGAGCCTTAGACCACTCTAATCCTCATGTTGTTATATTTCTTGGGGATCTTATGGATGAAGGACATATTGCCAATGCAGAAAGTTTTAAGGATTACAAAAGGAGATTAGATTCTATCTTTGAAATGCCTGATCATATAATG AAAATTTATCTACCAGGAGATAATGATATTGGAGGTGAAGAGGATGTAGTTTCATCCAATATTTATAACAGATTTAATTTTGCATATAGTCAACCTGACACTTTAGTTTATAAGACAGTAACATTTTTTAAG GTGAATAGATTAACCCATACAATGCCAGAAGCACCAAAAGATGCCTTCCTTAATGATTATGCAGAAAGAAACACAACAAACGTAGTACTTAGTCATATGCCTTTATTATTTATGCCTGGTACCTTCGTCCAAAAT GTACTGAAAGAATTGTCTCCCCAAATTATTTTTACTGCACATGAACATAAGGCCATGCATATCAGTTTAGATCCAGTAACAGATCAATTAAGTGACATTTGGGTTTTATCTCCTTATGAAACTCTAGTACATTCATTAAGAATGGACGTAGGTGATATTCACGAGTTGCAAATACCCACATGTTCATACAGAATGGGTACTCCTCATACGGGTTACGGACTTGTTTACATCG atACACAagagaaaatgataaattttacaattttatggcTCCCAGGAAGATTTCCTCAATTATGGATTTACGTTTtcgttggaatatttattttagctTTTAGCGTTTGCACGTGTATTTCTAGTTATTGTGTAAAGAGTCGTGCAGCATATAGTCGTATGTCTTCAATATAA